A portion of the Agrobacterium tumefaciens genome contains these proteins:
- a CDS encoding Gfo/Idh/MocA family protein — MTYNAVLCGCGAMAKGWLRAIQSTPDILGAIKIVGFVDLNEDTARALAEEFSLTDVIIGVDLRDVLARTKADILFDVVVPQARYAVVATGLAAGCHVLSEKPLAASMEEAEKLVELAEKAGKIHAVVQNRRFISGIRRLRRAVEDGIIGDLTAIHCDFFLGPHFGGFREEMKNVLLLDMAIHTFDAARFVADEKPLSVFCVEKNPAGSWYAHGASANAIFEFSNDVVFTYRGSWCAEGERTSWEARWRLIGSKGMILWDGEDNFSASVAGGEPGLLRGFKTVNVSDSISEKDTHGHASVILSFLQSIRTGQMPETASFDNINSLAMVIGAIESARIGQRVSIAA, encoded by the coding sequence ATGACATACAATGCCGTTTTATGCGGGTGCGGAGCTATGGCCAAAGGCTGGCTGCGCGCCATTCAATCGACGCCGGACATTCTCGGCGCGATCAAGATCGTCGGCTTCGTCGATCTGAACGAAGACACGGCACGCGCGCTTGCCGAAGAATTCTCCCTCACCGACGTCATCATCGGCGTCGATCTCCGCGATGTTCTCGCACGGACCAAAGCCGACATCCTGTTCGATGTCGTCGTCCCGCAGGCACGGTATGCCGTGGTTGCAACCGGTCTTGCAGCCGGGTGCCATGTGCTCAGCGAAAAGCCGCTTGCGGCCTCGATGGAAGAAGCCGAAAAGCTGGTGGAACTGGCGGAAAAGGCCGGAAAAATTCATGCTGTGGTGCAAAACCGGCGTTTTATCTCCGGCATCCGACGGCTGCGCCGGGCCGTGGAAGACGGTATTATCGGTGATTTGACGGCCATTCACTGCGACTTTTTCCTCGGGCCCCATTTCGGCGGTTTCCGCGAGGAGATGAAGAACGTTCTTCTTCTCGACATGGCGATCCACACTTTCGATGCGGCGCGTTTCGTCGCCGATGAAAAGCCGCTCTCCGTGTTTTGCGTGGAGAAAAATCCGGCAGGCTCCTGGTACGCCCACGGGGCAAGCGCCAATGCCATATTCGAATTCTCCAACGATGTGGTCTTCACCTATCGCGGCTCCTGGTGCGCGGAAGGCGAAAGAACCAGTTGGGAAGCCCGCTGGCGGCTGATTGGCTCCAAGGGCATGATCCTCTGGGACGGCGAAGACAATTTCTCCGCATCCGTCGCCGGCGGAGAGCCGGGTCTTCTACGCGGATTCAAGACCGTAAACGTTTCCGACAGTATTTCCGAGAAGGATACGCACGGCCACGCCAGCGTCATACTCTCTTTTCTTCAATCCATCCGTACCGGCCAGATGCCGGAAACGGCCTCCTTCGACAACATCAACAGCTTGGCAATGGTGATCGGCGCGATTGAAAGCGCCCGCATCGGCCAGCGCGTTTCCATCGCAGCATAA
- a CDS encoding sugar phosphate isomerase/epimerase family protein: MSNPAKSIRIGTMVSATKGQAAERIGQIADLGFESFEPFFWQTTNGQDLAELGKRSLDAIGDRDITIGTLGMFGNPLEETEIDLQTLQGWKDCIDNAHHFGATCVAGFTGRLRGKPLPESLPRYKEIWSELAKRAGDKGVKIAFENCAMDGNWQTGDWNIAHNPDAWELMFNETPDENIGIEWEPCHQMVYLIDPLPQIRKWADKIFHVHGKDATIRWDVIREHGIFGKEKFVFMRTPGFGDSNWTDIISELRLAGWSGSIDIEGWHDPVYRDALEMTGQVHGLNYLKHCRGGDFVVDPT; the protein is encoded by the coding sequence GTGAGCAATCCGGCAAAATCCATACGCATCGGCACCATGGTCAGCGCCACCAAGGGACAGGCGGCTGAACGCATCGGGCAGATAGCCGATCTTGGTTTCGAAAGCTTCGAACCGTTCTTCTGGCAGACGACCAACGGCCAGGACCTTGCCGAGCTTGGCAAGCGTTCACTTGACGCGATCGGTGACCGCGACATCACCATCGGCACGCTCGGCATGTTCGGCAATCCGCTGGAGGAAACGGAAATCGACCTTCAGACCTTGCAGGGCTGGAAAGACTGCATCGACAATGCTCATCACTTCGGTGCCACCTGCGTTGCCGGTTTCACCGGCCGCCTGCGCGGAAAGCCGCTGCCCGAGAGCTTGCCCCGTTACAAGGAAATCTGGAGCGAGCTTGCCAAACGCGCAGGGGACAAGGGCGTGAAGATCGCCTTTGAAAATTGCGCCATGGACGGCAACTGGCAAACCGGCGACTGGAACATCGCCCATAATCCGGATGCGTGGGAACTGATGTTCAACGAAACGCCGGACGAGAATATCGGCATCGAATGGGAACCCTGCCACCAGATGGTTTATCTCATCGATCCGCTGCCGCAGATCCGCAAATGGGCGGACAAGATTTTCCACGTGCACGGCAAGGATGCGACCATTCGTTGGGATGTCATTCGTGAGCATGGGATTTTCGGCAAGGAAAAATTCGTCTTCATGCGCACGCCGGGCTTCGGCGACAGCAACTGGACGGACATTATTTCGGAACTGCGCCTGGCCGGCTGGTCCGGCTCGATCGACATCGAAGGCTGGCATGACCCCGTCTATCGCGACGCGCTGGAAATGACGGGACAGGTACACGGCCTGAACTATCTGAAACATTGCCGGGGCGGCGATTTTGTCGTCGATCCCACCTGA
- a CDS encoding carbohydrate ABC transporter permease, giving the protein MKKLFSSVSDGRGFDLILVAFPLGFLFVMAGLPLIYNIVMSFQEVDMFSLGTFVRPFVGFKNYIDLFRQPETLPILFNTVTFVVTSIAGQFAIGFGLALFFWVNFPGATWLRGLFLVSWVMPGLVVGAIWNWILSGDFGVLNFFLRESGMISGNIFWRSDANFSLWAVVIANIWLGTSFNMILLSVGLASIPGDLYEAAELDGANAWQRFYTITLPMMRSTIGAIISLGLIFTLQQFDLFAAITDGGPNNSSNVAQYWAWDLSFRQYDFGKGATISVIMIVFVMLASVVYVRSTRHEVRG; this is encoded by the coding sequence ATGAAAAAATTGTTTTCCAGCGTCAGCGACGGTCGTGGTTTCGACCTCATCCTTGTCGCTTTTCCTTTGGGCTTCCTGTTCGTCATGGCGGGGCTGCCGCTCATCTACAACATCGTCATGAGCTTTCAGGAAGTCGACATGTTCAGCCTGGGCACCTTCGTGCGCCCCTTCGTCGGCTTCAAGAATTATATCGACCTGTTCCGGCAACCGGAAACATTGCCGATCCTTTTCAACACCGTCACCTTTGTCGTCACCTCGATTGCCGGGCAATTTGCCATCGGCTTCGGTCTGGCGCTGTTCTTCTGGGTGAACTTTCCCGGCGCCACCTGGCTGCGCGGGCTGTTCCTCGTTTCCTGGGTCATGCCCGGCCTCGTCGTCGGCGCGATCTGGAACTGGATATTGTCAGGCGATTTCGGCGTGCTGAATTTCTTCCTGCGGGAAAGCGGCATGATCTCAGGCAATATCTTCTGGCGATCCGACGCGAATTTTTCGCTCTGGGCCGTGGTCATCGCCAATATCTGGCTCGGCACCTCGTTCAACATGATCCTTCTTTCTGTCGGCCTCGCCTCCATCCCCGGCGATCTCTACGAAGCGGCGGAGCTGGATGGCGCGAACGCCTGGCAGCGTTTTTACACCATCACCCTGCCGATGATGCGTTCCACCATCGGCGCGATCATCTCGCTCGGCCTGATCTTCACGCTTCAGCAGTTCGATCTTTTCGCCGCCATCACCGATGGCGGCCCCAACAACAGTTCCAACGTGGCGCAATATTGGGCCTGGGATCTTTCGTTCCGGCAATATGATTTCGGCAAGGGCGCGACGATCTCCGTCATCATGATCGTTTTCGTCATGCTGGCTTCCGTCGTTTATGTGCGCTCGACACGGCATGAGGTGCGCGGATGA
- a CDS encoding ABC transporter substrate-binding protein — translation MGIAKCMIAGALVLAGVSAGAMVAHAEDVTLTLWSLDRDIQPAPNLVNEFNRLNNGIKIEYRQLQFDDVVSESMRAYSTGNAPDIIAIDNPNHAMFAARGAFLDVTDMIAKSDVIKTANYFPGPLKSVTWDGKYFGVPKATNTIALYYNKDLFKAAGLDAAKPPQTWDELVEAARKLTNPAKSVYGISFSAKANEEGTFQFLPWAQMAGATYKNINTDGAVKALETWKTLLSEKLASPDTLTRSQWDSTATFNAGNAAMAISGPWEIDRMLKDAKFDWGVTLLPVPAPDAPRSSAMGDYNWAIFSKSKHPAEAFKAIEFFASQDKDMFKNFGQLPARSDIPVPPTGNALKDEALKTFIEQLKYAQPRGPSPEWPKISKAIQDAIQGALSGQMTPKAALDQAAEKIKLIEG, via the coding sequence ATGGGTATCGCGAAATGCATGATCGCCGGTGCGCTTGTTCTGGCAGGCGTATCCGCCGGTGCGATGGTGGCGCATGCGGAAGATGTCACCTTGACCCTGTGGTCGCTGGACAGGGACATCCAGCCGGCACCCAACCTGGTAAACGAGTTCAACAGGCTCAATAACGGCATCAAGATCGAATACCGGCAATTGCAGTTCGATGATGTGGTGAGCGAATCCATGCGCGCCTACTCGACCGGCAACGCGCCCGATATCATCGCCATCGACAACCCAAACCACGCCATGTTCGCCGCACGTGGCGCGTTTCTTGACGTGACGGATATGATTGCGAAGTCGGACGTCATCAAGACGGCAAACTATTTTCCGGGTCCGCTGAAATCCGTAACCTGGGACGGCAAATATTTCGGCGTTCCGAAGGCGACGAATACGATCGCACTCTATTACAACAAGGACCTGTTCAAGGCAGCCGGTCTCGATGCGGCAAAACCGCCGCAGACCTGGGACGAGCTTGTGGAAGCTGCCCGCAAGCTGACCAACCCCGCCAAGAGTGTTTACGGCATCAGCTTCAGCGCCAAGGCCAACGAGGAAGGCACCTTCCAGTTTCTGCCATGGGCGCAGATGGCCGGTGCCACCTACAAAAACATCAATACCGATGGCGCGGTGAAGGCGCTTGAAACATGGAAGACCCTTCTCAGTGAAAAGCTGGCCTCGCCGGATACGCTGACGCGCAGCCAGTGGGATTCCACCGCCACCTTCAACGCCGGCAACGCGGCCATGGCGATCTCCGGTCCTTGGGAAATCGACCGCATGCTCAAGGACGCCAAGTTCGACTGGGGCGTGACGCTACTGCCGGTTCCGGCGCCGGACGCGCCGCGGTCTTCGGCCATGGGCGACTATAACTGGGCGATCTTCTCCAAGAGCAAACATCCCGCCGAAGCCTTCAAGGCCATCGAATTTTTCGCCTCGCAGGACAAGGACATGTTCAAGAACTTCGGGCAATTGCCGGCGCGTTCCGATATTCCCGTTCCGCCCACCGGCAACGCGCTGAAGGACGAAGCGCTCAAGACCTTTATCGAGCAGCTCAAATATGCGCAGCCGCGCGGTCCCTCGCCTGAATGGCCGAAGATTTCCAAGGCGATCCAGGACGCTATCCAGGGCGCCCTGTCGGGTCAGATGACGCCGAAGGCCGCACTCGATCAGGCCGCTGAAAAGATAAAGCTGATCGAAGGCTGA
- a CDS encoding ABC transporter ATP-binding protein has product MTLQIELSGVNKYYGAFHALKNIHLSIKKGTFVALVGPSGCGKSTLLRSLAGLETISSGDMRIAGTLMNGVPPRKRDVAMVFQSYALYPHMTVEENLTYSLRMRGVAKSEARKAAEEVAATTGLSKLMKRYPRELSGGQRQRVAMSRAIIRNPQAFLFDEPLSNLDAALRVHMRKEIRALHDRLHATSVYVTHDQIEAMTMADHVVVMRDGVIEQQGTPLELYDRPVNRFVAGFIGSPAMNFIPATVSPDGAALQLRFSEGEPQQSIKNPAPLSPGKRVIVGIRPEHIRPRTATGAALTLPVSAVETTGSATFLTLGTSTEVVIAIQGRSEVRSGEVVGLDINPTDLHLFDEETGAGLGGR; this is encoded by the coding sequence ATGACCCTTCAGATCGAACTTTCCGGCGTAAACAAATATTACGGTGCCTTTCACGCGCTGAAGAACATCCATCTTTCCATCAAGAAGGGCACCTTCGTCGCCCTCGTCGGCCCGTCCGGTTGCGGAAAGTCCACTTTGCTGCGTTCGCTGGCGGGGCTGGAAACCATATCGAGCGGCGACATGCGCATTGCAGGCACGTTGATGAACGGTGTGCCGCCGCGCAAGCGCGATGTGGCGATGGTGTTCCAGTCCTATGCGCTCTATCCGCACATGACGGTGGAGGAGAACCTGACCTACTCGCTGCGCATGCGCGGCGTGGCAAAATCAGAGGCCCGCAAGGCGGCAGAGGAGGTTGCAGCCACCACAGGCCTGTCAAAGCTGATGAAGCGCTATCCGCGCGAACTTTCCGGCGGGCAGCGCCAGCGTGTGGCGATGAGCCGCGCGATCATCCGCAACCCGCAGGCATTCCTGTTCGACGAACCGCTCTCCAATCTAGACGCGGCCCTGCGTGTGCACATGCGCAAGGAAATCCGAGCGTTGCACGACCGCTTGCACGCCACCTCGGTCTATGTCACCCATGACCAGATAGAGGCGATGACGATGGCGGATCACGTCGTCGTCATGCGCGACGGCGTGATCGAACAGCAGGGCACGCCACTGGAATTATACGACCGCCCGGTCAATCGTTTTGTTGCTGGCTTCATCGGTTCACCGGCAATGAATTTCATTCCGGCAACGGTCAGCCCGGACGGCGCGGCGCTTCAGCTGCGTTTCAGTGAAGGCGAGCCGCAGCAGTCCATCAAAAACCCGGCTCCCTTATCGCCCGGCAAGCGTGTCATCGTTGGTATCAGGCCGGAACACATCCGGCCGCGAACCGCAACCGGCGCGGCGCTGACGTTACCTGTTTCGGCCGTGGAAACCACAGGTTCGGCCACCTTCCTCACCCTTGGCACATCGACCGAAGTGGTCATCGCTATACAGGGACGCAGTGAGGTCAGGAGCGGCGAAGTCGTCGGCCTCGACATCAACCCGACCGACCTGCATTTGTTTGATGAAGAAACCGGAGCCGGCCTCGGAGGCCGGTGA
- a CDS encoding carbohydrate ABC transporter permease translates to MSITTRNRLMLAIAIVLAVIYLFPLYWMYLTSLKSGSEMFANPPGFWPADPQWQTYAYVWESRNMGRYLWNSVLIASSAVALITVLGVGCAYVLARYRNVWVDIGLFLILMLQVLPASLMITPIFVGFSQVGLLDYPRLSVILAIAAKSMPFFVVLVRATFMAVPQELEEAALVDGNSRVGAFFNIVLPLARNGILVSAILIFMQAFGEFVYSKSMIQAAELQPASVGLNSFMGPNTSEWNNIMAYATMYVTPILALFILLQRRIVSGLTSGALK, encoded by the coding sequence ATGAGTATCACGACCCGCAACCGGTTGATGCTGGCAATCGCCATCGTGCTTGCCGTCATCTATCTCTTTCCGCTCTACTGGATGTATCTGACCTCGCTGAAAAGCGGCTCGGAGATGTTTGCGAACCCGCCGGGCTTCTGGCCGGCCGATCCGCAATGGCAGACCTATGCCTATGTCTGGGAAAGCCGCAATATGGGCCGTTATCTGTGGAATTCGGTGCTCATCGCTTCAAGTGCCGTGGCGCTCATCACCGTGCTTGGCGTTGGCTGCGCCTATGTGCTGGCGCGCTATCGCAACGTCTGGGTTGATATCGGCCTCTTCCTCATCCTCATGCTGCAGGTTCTGCCGGCATCCCTGATGATTACGCCGATCTTTGTCGGCTTCTCGCAAGTGGGTCTGCTGGATTATCCCCGCCTGTCGGTCATTCTCGCCATTGCGGCGAAAAGCATGCCCTTCTTCGTGGTGCTGGTGCGCGCAACCTTCATGGCGGTGCCGCAGGAGCTGGAAGAGGCAGCGCTTGTGGACGGCAATTCCCGCGTCGGCGCCTTCTTCAATATCGTGCTGCCGCTTGCCAGAAACGGCATTCTCGTCAGCGCCATTCTCATATTCATGCAGGCATTCGGGGAATTCGTCTATTCGAAATCGATGATCCAGGCGGCTGAATTGCAGCCTGCCAGTGTCGGCCTCAATTCCTTCATGGGCCCCAACACCAGCGAATGGAACAACATCATGGCCTATGCGACCATGTATGTGACGCCCATTCTTGCCCTGTTCATTCTCTTGCAGCGCCGCATCGTTTCCGGCCTGACATCGGGAGCGTTAAAATGA
- a CDS encoding transglutaminase-like cysteine peptidase, whose translation MTHLIKLLQACFILAVAGFAAPVQASPSMQTGKFTSQPIGHYDFCKRHTDECQPVKEMPPLSLTPDVWATLVSINSAVNIEIDQRSDMEVWGYEDYWEYPYNGAGDCEDLTLEKRKRLMDAGFPVSDLLITVVRDEKGDGHAILTVRTDRGDFILDNMKSKIFRWDETPYTYLKRQSTEHAGRWVDIEGSGSPAIAAREVGRATATSATTRRNILDIIMGR comes from the coding sequence ATGACCCATCTCATCAAATTGCTGCAAGCATGTTTCATTCTGGCCGTCGCGGGTTTCGCTGCGCCGGTACAGGCGTCTCCTTCGATGCAGACTGGCAAGTTCACGTCGCAGCCCATCGGGCATTACGATTTCTGCAAGCGGCATACGGATGAATGTCAGCCGGTCAAGGAAATGCCGCCGCTCAGTCTTACGCCTGATGTCTGGGCTACCCTTGTTTCGATCAACAGCGCAGTCAATATCGAAATCGACCAGCGTTCCGACATGGAAGTGTGGGGTTACGAGGACTATTGGGAGTATCCCTATAACGGCGCGGGAGACTGCGAGGACCTCACGCTGGAGAAACGGAAACGGCTTATGGATGCCGGTTTCCCGGTTTCCGATCTGCTGATCACCGTCGTCCGCGACGAAAAAGGCGATGGCCATGCCATCCTCACGGTAAGAACGGACCGCGGAGATTTCATCCTCGACAATATGAAATCGAAGATCTTTCGCTGGGACGAAACGCCCTATACCTATCTCAAGCGTCAATCCACGGAGCATGCCGGTCGATGGGTCGATATTGAAGGTTCCGGTTCGCCTGCCATCGCCGCCCGCGAGGTTGGCCGGGCCACCGCCACCTCCGCAACCACGCGCCGCAACATCCTCGACATCATCATGGGGCGCTGA
- a CDS encoding LacI family DNA-binding transcriptional regulator has protein sequence MKGIRQLADYLEISIGTVSRALNGKPDVNEETRRRVLEAAEKLGYVANQSGRSLRQGTTNVIGLMTGSDAQTVENSDNFFMGVTDGLQSVFSAHNLDLIVLPCPGEEDPDEYLKRMVARRMVDAMIISSTRRVDKRVDFLKQTRLPFVTLGRTSSSADHAWIDLDFEEVARSAVNRLAAAGHRTIAVAAPDSDVNLGYVFMDGYRRGLEQNGIAYDPSLVIRAKSSEQGGYHAASEWLQMRPRPTALVLIYELMALGLYRRLAEVGLKPGRDLAVIGFRDGPRGQFLEPRLTSFRMSLHDLGVMVAQTLLSTMPAYAPFYPNQARYCVWPMQLVAGESDPGPASL, from the coding sequence ATGAAAGGAATTCGTCAGCTTGCCGATTATCTGGAGATATCGATAGGCACCGTTTCCCGTGCCTTGAACGGCAAGCCCGACGTTAACGAGGAGACGCGGCGGCGTGTTCTGGAGGCGGCGGAAAAACTTGGCTATGTCGCAAACCAGTCAGGCCGCAGCCTCAGGCAGGGGACGACTAACGTCATCGGCCTGATGACCGGCAGCGACGCGCAGACGGTGGAGAACTCCGACAACTTCTTCATGGGAGTGACGGATGGTTTGCAAAGCGTGTTTTCCGCTCACAATCTCGATCTTATCGTTCTGCCGTGTCCGGGTGAGGAAGACCCGGACGAATATCTCAAGCGCATGGTGGCGCGCCGCATGGTGGATGCGATGATCATTTCCTCGACACGCCGTGTCGATAAGCGTGTCGATTTTTTAAAGCAGACCCGCTTGCCTTTCGTAACGCTCGGCCGCACCTCTTCCAGCGCCGATCATGCGTGGATCGATCTCGATTTCGAGGAGGTTGCGCGCAGTGCCGTCAACCGGCTCGCCGCTGCCGGTCATCGCACCATTGCGGTTGCCGCACCCGATAGCGACGTCAATCTCGGTTATGTTTTCATGGACGGGTACCGGCGCGGACTGGAGCAGAACGGCATTGCTTACGATCCTTCTCTGGTCATCCGGGCGAAATCGAGCGAGCAGGGCGGATATCACGCCGCCAGCGAGTGGCTACAGATGCGGCCGCGGCCAACCGCGCTTGTGCTGATCTATGAGTTGATGGCCCTTGGCCTTTATCGCCGTCTGGCGGAAGTGGGTCTGAAACCGGGACGGGATCTTGCGGTCATCGGTTTTCGTGATGGTCCACGCGGCCAGTTTCTCGAACCGCGATTGACCAGTTTCCGCATGTCCCTGCACGATCTCGGTGTAATGGTCGCGCAGACGCTTCTGTCTACCATGCCGGCCTATGCGCCGTTTTACCCAAATCAGGCGCGTTACTGCGTCTGGCCGATGCAGCTTGTCGCCGGAGAGAGCGACCCAGGCCCCGCATCTTTATAA